The Stutzerimonas stutzeri genome segment CTGTACCCGCTGACCTGGCTGTTCGGCCTCGAGCAGCCAATGGCGGTGGCCGGTGCGATCTCCTCGGGTCTGGCCGAGATGTTCCTGCCGGCGATGCTGCTGAGGGACGCCGAGGCACAGGTCAAGTTCGTCACCGCGATCGTCTCGGTGAGCAGTGTGCTGTTCCTGTCCGCCTCGATCCCCTGTGTGCTCGCCACCCGAATCCCCCTGCGTTTGCGCGACCTCCTGCTGGTCTGGCTGCAACGCACCCTGTTGAGCCTGGCCTTCAGCATTCCGCTGGCCCACCTGGCGCATTACCTGGGCTGGCTGTAACGCCTGCCGCTTCCGAGTTTGTCAAAGAGGACCCTGAAATGACCCGTTTCCGCGACACCGAAATCCGCGCCGCCCGCGGCACCACCCTGACCGCCAAAAGCTGGCTCACCGAAGCGCCGCTGCGCCTGCTGATGAATAACCTCGACCCGGAAGTGGCCGAGAACCCCAAGGAGCTGGTCGTGTATGGCGGCATCGGCCGTGCCGCACGCAACTGGGAGTGTTTCGACAAGATCGTCGAGGTGCTGACCCGCCTGGAAGACAACCAGAGCCTGCTGATCCAGTCTGGCAAGCCTGTCGGCGTCTTCGAAACCCACAAGGATGCGCCGCGGGTGCTGCTGGCCAACTCCAATCTGGTGCCGCATTGGGCGAACTGGGAGCACTTCAACGAACTGGATCGCAAGGGCCTGGCCATGTACGGGCAGATGACCGCTGGCAGCTGGATCTACATCGGCAGCCAGGGCATCGTCCAGGGCACCTATGAAACCTTCGTCGAGGCCGGCCGCCAGCACTATGGTGGCGACCTCAAGGGCCGCTGGGTACTGACCGCCGGCCTGGGTGGCATGGGCGGCGCGCAGCCACTGGCCGCTACCCTGGCCGGGGCCTGCTCGTTGAATATCGAGTGCCAGCAGAGCCGTATCGATTTCCGCCTGAAGACCCGCTACGTCGACGAGCAGGCCAACGACCTCGACGACGCCCTGGCGCGTATCGACAAGTACACCGGTGAAGGCAAGGCGATCTCCATCGCGCTGTGTGGCAACGCCGCCGAGATCCTTCCGGAACTGGTACGTCGCGGCGTGCGGCCGGACATGGTCACCGACCAGACCAGCGCCCACGACCCGCGCCACGGCTATCTGCCGATCGGCTGGAGCTGGGACGAATACGTCGCCCGCGGTAAGACCGAAGAAGAGGCGGTGGTCAAGGCCGCGCGTCAGTCCATGGCGGTGCACGTGCGGGCCATGCTGGACTTCCAGAAGATGGGCGTGCCGACCTTCGACTACGGCAACAACATCCGTCAGATGGCGCTGGAGGAGGGCGTCGACCACGCGTTCGACTTCCCCGGTTTCGTGCCGGCCTACATCCGCCCGCTGTTCTGCCAGGGCATCGGCCCGTTCCGCTGGGTAGCGCTGTCCGGCGATCCCGAGGACATCTACAAGACCGACGCCAAGGTCAAGGAGCTGATCCCCGACGACGCGCACCTGCACAACTGGCTGGACATGGCCCGCGAGCGCATCAGCTTCCAGGGCTTGCCGGCACGCATCTGCTGGGTCGGCCTGAAGGATCGGGCGCGCCTGGCCCAGGCCTTCAACGACATGGTCGCCAGTGGTGAGCTGAAGGCGCCGATCGTGATCGGTCGCGACCACTTGGACTCCGGCTCCGTGGCCAGCCCCAACCGCGAGACCGAGGCGATGCAGGACGGCTCCGACGCCGTCTCCGATTGGCCGCTGCTCAACGCCCTGCTCAACACCGCCGGTGGCGCCACCTGGGTTTCGTTGCACCACGGCGGCGGCGTCGGCATGGGCTATTCGCAGCACGCCGGGGTAGTCATCGTCGCTGACGGTACGCCAGAAGCCCGGGCCCGTCTCGGACGGGTGCTGCGCAACGATCCGGGGACCGGGGTGATGCGTCACGCCGACGCGGGTTACGACATCGCCATTCAGTGCGCCGGCGAGCAAGGACTCGACTTGCCGATGGTCGCCGCTACCCAAGGAGCCGACGCATGAGCCTGTTCAACCTGATTCCGGGCCAATTGACCCTGGCCCAGCTGCGCGCGGCCTACCACGCACCCCTCCAGCTGCGGCTGGACGACAGCGCCCACGCCGCGGTCGAGGCCAGCGTTGCCTGCGTCAACGCGATCATCAGCGAAGGCCGCACCGCTTATGGCATCAATACCGGTTTCGGCCTGCTGGCCTCGACCCGCATCGCCAGCGAAGACCTGGAAAAGCTGCAGCGCTCTCTGGTGCTGTCGCATGCCGCCGGGATTGGCGAGCCGCTGGACGACGCCATGGTGCGGCTGATCATGCTGCTCAAGGTCAACAGCCTGGCGCGCGGGTTCTCCGGCATTCGCCTAAAAGTCATCGAGGCGCTGATCGCCATGATCAATGCCGAGGTCTACCCGCATATTCCGTTGAAGGGGTCGGTCGGGGCTTCCGGTGACCTGGCGCCGTTGGCGCATATGTCGCTGGTGCTGCTCGGTGAAGGTCGGGCGCGTTACCAGGGTCAGTGGCTACCGGCCCGGGAGGCGCTGGCGGTGGCCGGGCTCGAACCCATGACCCTGGCCGCCAAGGAAGGCCTGGCCTTGCTCAACGGCACCCAGGTCTCCACCGCCTACGCCTTGCGGGGGCTGTTCGAGGCCGAGGACCTATTCGCCGCGGCCACCGTGTGCGGCGGGCTGACCGTCGAGGCGGCGCTGGGCTCGCGGGCTCCGTTCGATGCCCGCATTCATGCCGCGCGCGGTCAGCGTGGGCAGATCGATGCGGCGAGCGCGTTCCGCCACCTGCTCGGCGACAGCAGCGAAGTCGGCCACTCCCACGAGGCCTGCGACAAGGTGCAGGACCCGTACTCGCTGCGCTGCCAGCCGCAGGTCATGGGCGCCTGCCTGACGCAGTTGCGCCAGGCCGCCGAGGTGCTGGCGGTGGAAGCCAATGCGGTCTCCGACAATCCGCTGGTGTTCGCCGCCGAAGGCGATGTGATCTCCGGGGGCAACTTCCATGCGGAACCGGTGGCCATGGCCGCCGACAACATCGCCCTGGCGATCGCCGAAATCGGCGCGCTGAGCGAGCGGCGTACTTCGCTGATGATGGACAAGCACATGTCGCAGCTGCCGCCGTTCCTGGTGGCCAATGGCGGGGTCAACTCCGGATTCATGATCGCCCAGGTCACCGCCGCGGCCCTGGCCAGCGAGAACAAGGCTCTGGCGCACCCGCACAGCGTCGACAGCCTGCCGACCTCGGCGAACCAGGAAGACCACGTCTCCATGGCCCCGGCTGCCGGCAAGCGGCTGTGGGAGATGGCCGCCAACACCCGAGGCGTGCTGGCCATCGAGTGGCTGGGTGCCTGTCAGGGGCTGGATTTCCGTGAGGGCCTGAAAAGCTCGCCGTTGCTCGAGCGGGCGCGCCAGGTGCTGCGGGCCAAGGTGCCCTACTACGTGGAAGACCGCTTCTTCGCGCCGGACATCGCCGCGGCCGATGCTTTGCTCGCCGAGCGCGTACTCAACCCCTTGATGCCCAACGGGCTGTTGCCTTCGCTGAACCAGTGACGCTGTGACGTCTTCCTGGCCTGTACGCGGTGCAGGCCAAGGGGACCTTTTGCCGCAAAACAACAATAAAAACCGAAAGGAACTCTCATGAATTCAATTGTTCTGGCCGTATTGGCCATGGTCACGCTGTCGATGATGCGGGTCTCGGTGGTCTTCGCCCTGGTGATCTCCGCGGTAATCGGCGGGCTGACCGCGGGGATGCCTATCGAGGCGATCATCGAGGCCTTCAACGAGGGCCTCGGCGGAGGCGCCTCGGTGGCTCTGGCGTACGCGACCCTGGGCGCGTTCGCCGTGGCCCTGTCGCGTACCGGTATCGCCCAGCGATTGTCGGCCCGGGTCGTCGAGCACCTAGGGCACAGCCGCCACAAGTCCGGTGAGCTGGCGCTGGTCAAGTGGATCATGCTGGCCAGCCTGGTGCTGGCCGGGTTCGCCGCCGAAACCGTGATTCCGGTGCATATCGCCTTTATCCCGATCCTGGTGCCGCCCCTGTTGCACGTGATGAATCGCCTGCAACTGGACCGACGCCTGACCGCCTGTGCGATCACCTTCGCCATTACCGTGACCTACATGGCATTGCCGATCGGCTTTGGCACCATCTTCCTCAACGATAT includes the following:
- the hutU gene encoding urocanate hydratase; the protein is MTRFRDTEIRAARGTTLTAKSWLTEAPLRLLMNNLDPEVAENPKELVVYGGIGRAARNWECFDKIVEVLTRLEDNQSLLIQSGKPVGVFETHKDAPRVLLANSNLVPHWANWEHFNELDRKGLAMYGQMTAGSWIYIGSQGIVQGTYETFVEAGRQHYGGDLKGRWVLTAGLGGMGGAQPLAATLAGACSLNIECQQSRIDFRLKTRYVDEQANDLDDALARIDKYTGEGKAISIALCGNAAEILPELVRRGVRPDMVTDQTSAHDPRHGYLPIGWSWDEYVARGKTEEEAVVKAARQSMAVHVRAMLDFQKMGVPTFDYGNNIRQMALEEGVDHAFDFPGFVPAYIRPLFCQGIGPFRWVALSGDPEDIYKTDAKVKELIPDDAHLHNWLDMARERISFQGLPARICWVGLKDRARLAQAFNDMVASGELKAPIVIGRDHLDSGSVASPNRETEAMQDGSDAVSDWPLLNALLNTAGGATWVSLHHGGGVGMGYSQHAGVVIVADGTPEARARLGRVLRNDPGTGVMRHADAGYDIAIQCAGEQGLDLPMVAATQGADA
- the hutH gene encoding histidine ammonia-lyase, which translates into the protein MSLFNLIPGQLTLAQLRAAYHAPLQLRLDDSAHAAVEASVACVNAIISEGRTAYGINTGFGLLASTRIASEDLEKLQRSLVLSHAAGIGEPLDDAMVRLIMLLKVNSLARGFSGIRLKVIEALIAMINAEVYPHIPLKGSVGASGDLAPLAHMSLVLLGEGRARYQGQWLPAREALAVAGLEPMTLAAKEGLALLNGTQVSTAYALRGLFEAEDLFAAATVCGGLTVEAALGSRAPFDARIHAARGQRGQIDAASAFRHLLGDSSEVGHSHEACDKVQDPYSLRCQPQVMGACLTQLRQAAEVLAVEANAVSDNPLVFAAEGDVISGGNFHAEPVAMAADNIALAIAEIGALSERRTSLMMDKHMSQLPPFLVANGGVNSGFMIAQVTAAALASENKALAHPHSVDSLPTSANQEDHVSMAPAAGKRLWEMAANTRGVLAIEWLGACQGLDFREGLKSSPLLERARQVLRAKVPYYVEDRFFAPDIAAADALLAERVLNPLMPNGLLPSLNQ